A window from Ramlibacter pinisoli encodes these proteins:
- a CDS encoding ABC transporter substrate-binding protein — MSSNRRDFLSHSAAAASALAFPLVAGAQPKPVRIGVLHPVTGALAYSGQQCREGALMAIEDINKAGGIKALGGAKIEALLGDAQSTPQAGTAEIEKMNEAGVSAVVGAFASAICLATTQAAAKYGLPHVVDVGVADQIVERGLKNTFRFGPGYKKCAEIAVANLHVLNTAAGKPAKTVMVIHEESLFGSGTAQLLTRELPGYGYEVKEVIKHANPTRDFNNIVLRMKAVNPDIVIPANYYNEYALLVRTMQQQKVMPKAIYSVLGGAASSYKFVKEFPDAANGIIDCNHWFNPKDKRSADLKKRAEAKGLFFSYELFMTYTSMRLLADAIERAKSVDRAAITAALESSTYSDHIMPYGPTRFVNGQNQGAQPLMTQVAKGDIKVIIPRDYREIDPVFPLKA, encoded by the coding sequence ATGAGCAGCAACCGTCGCGATTTCCTCTCCCACTCCGCGGCCGCCGCCTCGGCGCTGGCCTTCCCGCTGGTGGCCGGCGCCCAGCCCAAGCCGGTGCGCATCGGCGTGCTGCACCCGGTGACCGGCGCACTGGCCTACTCCGGCCAGCAATGCCGCGAAGGCGCACTGATGGCGATCGAGGACATCAACAAGGCCGGCGGCATCAAGGCGCTGGGCGGCGCGAAGATCGAGGCGCTGCTGGGCGATGCGCAGTCGACGCCGCAGGCCGGCACGGCCGAGATCGAGAAGATGAACGAGGCCGGCGTCAGCGCCGTGGTGGGCGCCTTCGCCTCGGCGATCTGCCTGGCCACCACCCAGGCTGCCGCCAAGTACGGCCTGCCGCACGTGGTGGACGTGGGCGTGGCCGACCAGATCGTCGAGCGCGGCCTGAAGAACACCTTCCGCTTCGGCCCCGGCTACAAGAAGTGCGCCGAGATCGCGGTGGCCAACCTGCACGTGCTGAACACGGCGGCAGGCAAGCCGGCCAAGACCGTGATGGTCATCCACGAGGAGTCGCTGTTCGGCAGCGGCACGGCGCAGCTGCTCACGCGCGAGCTGCCCGGCTACGGCTACGAGGTGAAGGAGGTCATCAAGCACGCGAACCCGACGCGCGACTTCAACAACATCGTGCTGCGCATGAAGGCCGTCAACCCGGACATCGTGATCCCGGCCAACTACTACAACGAGTACGCACTGCTGGTGCGCACCATGCAGCAGCAGAAGGTCATGCCCAAGGCGATCTACTCGGTGCTGGGCGGCGCGGCCTCCAGCTACAAGTTCGTCAAGGAGTTCCCGGACGCGGCCAACGGCATCATCGACTGCAACCACTGGTTCAACCCCAAGGACAAGCGCAGCGCCGACCTGAAGAAGCGCGCCGAGGCCAAGGGCCTGTTCTTCAGCTACGAGCTGTTCATGACGTACACGTCGATGCGCCTGCTGGCCGATGCCATCGAGCGCGCCAAGTCGGTCGACCGCGCGGCCATCACCGCCGCGCTGGAGAGCAGCACCTACAGCGACCACATCATGCCGTACGGTCCCACCAGGTTCGTCAACGGCCAGAACCAGGGCGCGCAGCCGCTCATGACCCAGGTGGCCAAGGGCGACATCAAGGTGATCATCCCGCGCGACTACCGCGAGATCGACCCGGTGTTCCCGCTGAAGGCCTGA